Proteins co-encoded in one Papaver somniferum cultivar HN1 chromosome 5, ASM357369v1, whole genome shotgun sequence genomic window:
- the LOC113281184 gene encoding trihelix transcription factor ASR3-like, whose product MSDTIDDGKSPSVAVNNGAEGTNTITTTTSNTTDDGNRPPRLPRWTRHEILVLIQGKKVAENRVRRGRTGTGSSSAFGSNPLEPKWASVSTYCKHHGVNRGPVQCRKRWSNLAGDFKKIKEWESQILEETESFWVMRNDLRRERKLPGFFDREVYDILDGGVVAPLAATGDVVEEDVTVTATQEDGGGRVVGEDDGVVQLSGSGGGGGQDERGGGESHKETCSKMVPPPQPMPISAEKRFQVAYKDSPSQGPTNETQAQTSNPDKRAFVSSSEDGSKRRRRSSPSPDRGRGGGDVEKDQLISMQEHLIKVLETNNKMLTAQLEAQNLNSQLDREQRTNDTNSLVAVISKLAESISKIADKL is encoded by the exons ATGTCAGATACAATAGACGACGGTAAATCTCCAAGCGTTGCTGTAAATAACGGCGCGGAAGGTACCAATACCATCACTACCACCACCAGTAATACTACAGATGATGGAAACAGACCACCAAGATTACCAAGATGGACAAGACAtgagatacttgtgttgatacaGGGAAAAAAAGTTGCAGAGAATCGGGTCCGTAGAGGTAGAACAGGTACCGGTTCTTCTTCAGCTTTTGGTTCAAATCCGTTGGAACCGAAATGGGCTTCCGTTTCTACGTACTGTAAACATCATGGGGTTAACCGTGGTCCGGTGCAGTGTAGGAAACGATGGAGTAATCTTGCCGGGGATTTTAAGAAGATTAAGGAATGGGAAAGTCAGATTTTGGAAGAGACTGAGTCTTTTTGGGTTATGAGGAATGATTTGAGGAGAGAAAGGAAATTGCCTGGTTTTTTTGATAGagaagtttatgatattttaGATGGTGGGGTTGTTGCACCCTTGGCGGCCACCGGAGATGTTGTCGAGGAGGATGTAACGGTGACGGCGACTCAGGAAGATGGTGGGGGAAGAGTTGTTGGGGAGGATGATGGTGTTGTCCAACTGTCTggtagcggtggtggtggtggtcaagATGAGAGAGGAGGAGGAGAAAGTCACAAGGAGACTTGTTCAAAGATGGTTCCACCTCCTCAGCCTATGCCAATTTCAGCAG AAAAGAGATTTCAAGTggcatataaagattctcccagtCAAG GCCCGACGAATGAAACTCAGGCACAAACCTCTAATCCAGATAAAAGAGCGTTTGTAAGTTCATCAGAAGACGGATCTAAGAGAAGGAGGCGATCATCACCTTCACCAGATAGAGGTCGGGGTGGTGGTGATGTGGAGAAGGATCAGCTCATCAGTATGCAGGAACATTTGATAAAAGTTTTAGAGACGAATAATAAAATGCTGACTGCGCAACTTGAAGCTCAGAATTTGAATTCTCAGTTGGATAGAGAACAAAGAACAAATGATACCAACAGCTTAGTTGC